tgaatatgttgaaatagttgatttgttgaatagagtagttgaatcacagaggaatagggaataggaatagcaatagcaatagcaatagcactaggaatagcactagcactaggaataggttgataaccttaaacaaacagagaataaacatgcattattttacactaaacaatgcatgacacagcaccaaagcatggctttgaataaagtaaaagtttaaacaatttaatctagcacttctagcaattacttctgcagtcagaaaatattcacaacaAAAGTCAAAAttcctaccagagttaaacatgtaaattgctaagcactggatgcaacataataaataattccaaacattacataccagttgcgtctttagggttgaacaatgagctgtgtgtatgtgttgaggaccaaacattttatacccatgcttatctgacaggtgcgcatgtaaaagtagtccctccagaaatcctggctcaattttttagttccacctgtgttttttgggttatctgccctcttgaggcctggaggtctttaaaggaagagctgccattgtgctcatgttttgagtgttctgttttgacGCAACAGTGTGAGAAAAAAAAACTCCTCAACTTGCAACAAATAATTTGTTTTTCGACCTTTCTAGGGCACTGCATTTCACTCCCTGGTTCgaatacaggctgtatcacatccaaccgtgattgggagtgccatagggtAGCGCGCAATTGTCCCAGTGTCATCcggatttggccggggtagaccgtcattgtaaataagaattttctcttacctttttattttttatttatttcacctttatttaaccaggtaggctagttgagaacatgttcatatttgcaactgcgaccttgccaagataaagcaaagcagttcgacacatacaacaacacagagttacacatggaataaaaaaacatacaatcaataatacagtagaaaaatctatatacagcatgggCAAataaggtaggataagagaggtaaggcaataaataggccatggtggcaaagtaattacaatatagcaattaaacactgtaaTGGTaggatgcaaaggagcaaaataaataaaggagcaaaataaataaatacagtatggggatgaggtagattggatgggctatttacagaggagctatgtacaggtgcagtgatctgtgaactgctctgacagctggtgcttaaagctagagagggaggtaagagtctccagcttcagagatttttgcagttcattccagtcattggcagcagagaactggaaggagaggcggccaaaggaagaattggctttgggggtgaccagtgagatatacctgctggagggtgtgctacaggtgggtgctgctatggtgaccagtgagctgagataaggtggttctttacctagcagagacttgtagatgacctggagccagtgggtttggcgacgagtatgaagcgagggccatccaacgagagcatacaggtctatggggctttggtgacaaaacggatggcactgtgatagactgcatccaatttgttgagtagagtgttttattttgtaaatgacatcgccgaagtcgaggatcggtaggatgttcagttttacgagggtatgtttggcagcatgagtgaaggatgctttgttgcgaaataggaagccgattctagatttaattttggattggagatgtttaatgtgagtctggaaggagattttacagtctaaccagacacctaggtatttgtagttgtccacatattctaagtcagaaccgtccagagtagtgatgctggacgggcgggcaggtgtgggcagcgatcggttgaagagcatgcatttagttttacttgcatttaagagcagttagagGGCACGGAagtggaggttagttaacacagtgtccaacaaagggccagaggtatacagaatggtgtcgtctgcgtagaggtggatcaaagaatcaccagcagcgagagcgacatcattgatgtatacagagaagagtcggcccgagaattgaaccctgtggcacccccatagagactgccaacggtccggacaacaggctctccgatttgacatactgaactctattggagaagtagttggtgaaccaagcgaggcaatcatttgagaaaccaaggctgttgagtctgccaataagaatgttgtgattgacagagtcgaaagccttagccaggtcgatgaatacggctgcacagtaatgtctcttatcgatggcggttatgatatcgtttaggaccttgagcgtggctgaggtgcacccatgaccagctctgaaaccagattgcatagcggagaaattacggtgagattcgaaatggtcggtactCTGTTTGTTAAcatggctttcaaagaccttagaaaggcagggtagaatagatataggtctgtagcagtttgggtctagagtgtctccccctttgaagagggggatgaccgcggcagctttccaatctattggaatctcagacgatacaaaagagaggttgaacaggctagtaatatatatatatacatatatatcgaTATAGCCTTCTGTGGATGTCTATTTCAGCACAGTtttgcgctgctctgagacaagcatggagatgtcacgctcgtcgtcctcctcatctgaggaggagaagtttgaaggatagGAGGACCAATATCCAGTGTTCAAGTGTTCATCTTGATATTTATTAACAGAGACCACTTAACGAaactatacaaaaataacaaacaacgaacgtgaagctatagaaTAATatgtgctgacacaaaacactacacatagacaatcacccacaacccacaatgacgaaacaggctacctaaatatggttcccaatcagagacaacgactaacacctgcctctgattgagaaccatatcaggccaaacacagaaacagacaaactagacatacaacatagaatgcccactcagatcacaccctgaccaaacaaaacatagaaacatacaaagcaaactatggtcagggcatgacaggagAAACAGACATTTTCAATTATATTCCATGAAATTCTTAAGatatatgtgttgactgaatataaccaagtgatgtctgctaaataatcaagttaGGTTTCTCCAGAAATAAATCCTTCAAAACAACACACTGGCTATATTTACAAATGagtgagaatgtctcaccccatgttcaagaagtGCCTTTTTCTCGCTCACTCTAGGTTAGATGAAAacgaaatctccaaaatatcgttacTTTTTAAacagattattattattcattaatttacaattatataaaagccccttagatattctcagATATTCACACAGATCCTAATGGAAAAGGacccttagatattaatttagaatcctccaatcctctaaatgtaattattggcagagagtcatgtcattgaaaaaaatatttgtagatatactgtaggcctataatAGGCAAAATGAGTATTAGTTActctacaattagggtgtggaaatgttatgccccttaaatattaatttagaatcctccaatcctcttatGCTGTAGCTTACTCCCGACCGTCATGTTGTACAGCGCAAGGGTTTCGTTTTTCtcagaatagaaacaccataatattaatcaaattaataaaGGCAAATTTCGTCAAATCAATCCCAtgtactatgttattacaaaaaggTTTTCAATTCTCTAGTAATGCCAATATGGgaggctatcaaatgcttctcaaagatgccctctggtggtcacactagcACTAACTTGCATGAACGTaaaaaatggctgacaattaaataacgtgccttagaatgctgcagcagcccgcaaggtgtgctgcagtatgacgcaacttttaaaaGAGGAACCACTGTACTTTTTACCATTCCACAAATTCCTCTCCAGAGTTTACCACGAGcccattctccccaattaagtattctgacccctttactttttccatattttgttatagccttattttaaaattgattttcTCTCATAagtctacacactaccccatcatgacaaagcaaaatcaggtttagaatttttttgcaaatttataaaatgaAAAAattaaaagtattcagaccctttacccagtactttgttgatgcacctttggcagcgattacatcctcaagtcttcttgggtatgacgctacaagcttggcacacctgtatttggggagtttctcctattattctctgcagatcctctcaaactctgtcagattAGATGGGAAGTGTcgctgcactgctattttcagatctttccagagatgttcgatcaggttcaagtctgggctctggctgggccactcaagaacattcagagacttgtcccgaagccactcctgcattgtcctgagtgtgtgcttagggtcattgtcctgttggaaggtgaaccttgccccagtctgaggtcctgcactctctggagcaggatttcatcaagggtctctttctgcactttgctccgttcatctttccctcgatcctgactagtctccctgtacctgccgctgaaaaatatccccacagcatgatgctgccaccaccgtgcttcactgtagggatggtgccaggtttcctccagacgttacgcttggcattcaggccaaacagttcaatcttggtttcatcagaccagagaatcatgtttctcatggtctgagagtcttttatgtgccttttggcatactccaagcaggctgtcatgtgccttttactgaggagtggcttccgtctggccactctaccgtaaaggtaTGATTGGTGGAATACTGCagagttggttgtccttctggaaggttcttccatctccacagagaaactctggagctctgccaaggtgaccatcggattcttgttcacctccctgaccaaggcccttctcccctgtttggccgggcggccagctctaggaagagttttggtggttccaaacttcttccatttaagaatgatggaggccactgtgttcttggggaccttcaatgctgcaaaaaggTTTTGGGTACCAGATctgtcccagatctgtgcctcgacacaattctgtctcggcactctacggacaattcctttgacctcatggcctgtttttttgctctgacatgcactgtcaactgtgggaccttatatagacaggtgtgtcatgtccaatcaattgattttaccacagatgtactccaatcaagttctcaaggatgatcaatggaaacaggatatacctgagctcaattttgagtctcatagcaaagggtctgaatacttatttttttataaattaacaAAATTGACCAACAACATCTACAGAAGAGTGGATAACAGCGACTATAGCGATCTACCTACAccatgaggggaggaggaggatttatGTTGGTAGCAAGTAAACAAATGTCCTCTTCATTTGAATTCTAAGCAGGCAGTTCACATGGATGTCTAaagtatatttaatccattttcgaataaggctataacgtatcaaaatgtggaaaaagtcaaggggtctgaatactttgaacAACGAACACATAAGATGATACGAAAAGCTATGCAAACACAACTTACTAATATTTTTTTTGACATTTTCTTCAGTacgatattattattattatttatttgttttaccTTTTATTTTGACAGAGAAGTGAAACACATAGAGATGGAAAaaagtgagtgtgtatgtggcGTGCTGATACAATGTTGTCAGATGCTGCTGTTGTGGTGCGATATGGTAATGTGACTGAACTTTCACACAGATAAGGGGTGTATATTCACTGGaaaccaaacggaagcaaacggggaGGGACTAATGTGAACTTTTCCAATAAGAAACGCTCGTtttcgttgcaaaacgttttattATGGTCTGTACAGTGTGCACTATACGACCCTGTTATGGTCACATGGTCTATTCATGTGACATTTCATGAAAGGTATACCGTGTGTGATTAAGTGTAAGTAAACCCAAGTATCCCTTAATGGTCTTTTAATAAGTGTTTTGTCGGCCAGAAGACAAAGAGACCGACAATACCAGCGATATATTCAAATACTGTCTGCGCCTTAACAGGAAGTAAGTTACAATTTTGGGGCAAAATCAACCAGCTATAAACCAAAACGTTATGTCTGTCATTTGAGATTGAATGTCAAGGTCTGTTTTTTGGTTTGCTCCGGTATGAAAGCTAGCTAACTGTATTCTTTACATTTTGACATTTGTTTTGTGTTTAGTGCTCTGCTTTCTGACAGTCTTAAGGAGGAATGTAGGCCTAATCTTAGCCTAGGAAGCCGGTAGTGCATGGGCGCTAGATCTGCACTATCATCTAAACTCGATGTGCATTCCAGGAAATAAATACACTCATGTCCCCAGTGGACCGGCTCCTACATAAAGCAtcctccattcaggctgcaaaggcATCGTTTTCCTCCTTAAAGATGCACTTTGCAGAAATCGCgcagccatttcctggttgctaaaattcaaatagtttACATTATATTTGCTTGTTTTGTAACATACTGAAATTAGTCAGAATCATTGTACTGTGTAAACCGCAgtgaaaatatattttccataaccaaaagtaTTGAATTTGAAGCTAGCGCACATACGGTAGtaggaaaatgtatgcactcactacttactgtaagttggaaaagagcttctgctaaatgtaaAATACAACAGATCTATCGTTTCTTAGACTTGGTTTCAATAAtattgacagatctataacatatGAATTTTGTCAGGTCAACCAAAAAGTTACGTATTGTAGCtttagtggagaaggtggaaaaatATTCCTCTCACTTTCAGATTTTGTGTATCATCAGAAAGTAACTATCATTCCTAGGCATTAGCCACTCTAGCATCATGGTGCAAATTGGTGCAAATCGTGTTTTACAAAGAATGTATGCATATCGCCATTAAAGTTAAGGAGGAAAATGCTGCTTttgctgaggagtatttttgtaatgtatttttttctctcaatctGATTGGATGGGCCTGGCAGTGTTTAGTTTGCATATAACCTGCCCATTCCACTCCCTCATATCCTAATTTGTACCACCCATAAGTGAAAAGCCTACATGCCAAATATAGACGATATAgtgtgttccctacaggttacAGAGAAAGCAGAAGTGCTGAGCTATCTGTTTAGACTGCAGTCTTGCCTGCTAGctaacaggttatagaaaatGTGCTTGTGGAGTAGGTTGTCTCAAGTAGAAATCCCCCATTGCTATATCAAAGATAATCAAACAAAAGCACTATTGTAAGTACTACAGTAATGTATACAAAAATACAATAGTgtatactacagtctgcaaaaacactacagtaatacaACTACAGACTGCAGGGAACTACAGTAATTACTagtatataatatttttttttagtacagtatttatactatagtaaaATATAAATACCACAGTATGctacagtattcactgtagtgtttttgaagACTTTGGTCCTGttaatactacagtaaagtcccCCCCATAGACACAAAACAGACGTGtgtgcaactatggggcaaaacagaatGGGTTGGCTTACATGTGAACTATATTTCGTCTCCaatatttattgaaaacataaatacatttgcactatGAACACTTTTTTTTCTCAAATACATCGTttcagttgttggttagctagcgaaTGTTTGCCATATTAGAATAGacgtgacatcagtcaaaacacatcaaaacaagacatggtacactactaaaagtatgtggacacctgcttgtcgaacattccaaaatcatgggcattaatttggagttggtcccacccccccctttgctgctataacagcttccactcctctgtgaaagctttccactagatgttggaacattgctgcggggacatgcttccattcagtcacaggCGCATTAGTAAGGTCGGGAactgatgtttggcgattaggcATGGCTTGCAGTtgccgttccaattcatcccaaaggtgtttgatgggcttgaggtcagggctctgtataggtcagtcaagttcttctacaccgatcacgacaaaccatttctgtacggacctcgctttgtgcacaggggcattttcatgctgaaacaggaaagggccttccccaaactgttgccacaaagatggaagcacagaatcgtctagaatgtcattgtatactgtagctttaatatttcccttcactggaacgaaggggccttgcccgaaccatgaaaaacagccataGACCATTATtcgtcctccaccaaactttacagttgccactgcattcaggcaggtagcgttctcctggcatccgccaaacccagatttgtccgttggccTGCCAGACGGTGAaccgtgattcatcactctagagaacgtgtttccactgctccagagtccaattgtggcgagcttaacaccactccagccggcgcttagcattgcgcatggtgatcttaggcttgtgtgcggctgcttggccatggaaaaccCATTTCAAGAAagtcccgacaaacagttattgtgcttttgcctccagaggcagtttggaacttggtagtagtgttgcaaccgaggacagacaattttcatGCGCTTCAGcgctcagcggtcccgttctgtgagcttgttttGTCTACCACTTtgaggctgagccgttgttgctcctagacaacTGACttgtaaaggtggcatcctatgacagtgccacatggAAAGTCATTGAgcgcttcagtaaggccattctactgtcaatgtttgtctatggagattgcatggctgtgtgctcgatttttatacacctgtcagcaacgggtatagctgaaatagccgaattcactaatttgaaggggtgtctagtagaggtcgaccgattaaccGGAATGGCCgaataattagggccgattttcaagttttcataacaatcggtatttttggacacctttatttaattaggcaagtcagttaagaacacattcttattttcaatgactgcctaggaacgtAGGGTTAACTgccgccttgttcaggggtagaacgacagttttttaccttgtcagctcggggattatttttgcaaccttccggttactagtccaacgctctaaccattgcactccacaaggagcctgcgtggcaggctgactacctgttacgcgagggcagcaagaagccaaggtaagttgctagctagcattaaactcatcttataaaaaacaatcaatcttgacataatcactagttaactacacatggttgatattactagtttatctagcgtgtcctgcgttgcatataatcgatgcgcctACTTCGACAGacggtgatttaacaagcgcatttgcgaaaaaagcaccgtcgttgcaccaatgtacctaaacatcaatgcctttctttaaaatcaatacacaagtatatatttttaaacctgcatatttagttaatattgcctgctaacatgaatttcttataattaggaaaattgtgtcacttctcttgcgttccgtgcaagcagtcagggtatatgcagcagtttgggccgcctggctcattgtgaactgtgtgaagtccatttattcctaacaaaggccgtaattaatttgcccgaattgtacataattatgacataacattgaaggttgtacaatgtaacagcaatattaagacttagggatgccatccgttagataaaatacggaacggttccgtatttcactgaaagaataaacaagttttcgaaattatagtttccggattcgaccattttaatgaccaaaggctcgtatttctgtgtgttataattaagtctatgatttgatagagcagtctgactgagcgatggtaggcagcagcaagctcgtaagcattcattcaaacagcacttttgtgcgttttgccagcagctattgcgctgtttatgacttcaagcctatcacctcccgagattaggctggtgtaaccgatgtgaaatggctagctagttagcagggtgcgcgctaatagcgtttcaaacgtcactcgctcagacttggagtagttgttccccttgctctgcatgggtaatgctgcttcgagggtggctgttgtcgatgtgttcctggttcgagcccaggtaggggcgaggagagggaaggatgctatactgttacactggcaatactaaagtgcctataagaacatccaatagtcaaaggtatatgaaatacaaatcttatagagagaaatagtcctataataactacaacctaaaacttcctacctgggaatattgaagactgttaaaaggaaccaccagctttcatatgttctcatgttctgcgcaaggaacttaaacgttagcttttttacatggcacatattgcccacttactttcttctccaacactgtgtttttgctttatttaaaccaaattgaacctgtttcattatttatttgaggctaaatagatttttattgatgcattatattaagttaaaattagtgttcagtattgttgtaattgtcattattccaaatacatttttttttaaatggccgaTTAATccgtatcggctttttttgggtcctccaataatcggtatcggcgttgaaaaatcataatcggttgacctctagtgtctacatacttttgtatatattgtgtatcAAGAACAATATAAAACTATCTGAAAGGAGTCACCTACAATTCCCCAGTTGGCAgctttcttgtcattgttgctagttaTCCGCCCACCCAGAATCACAACAATTGAAGCATGCACATCGAATCCGTGAtgttgtcagctaacccatctatagTATTTTTTAAATGTGGGTGCCCTTGTCTTGCTCTGTGGGTGTTTTGTGTTATTGTCTGTGCGTGAAAACTGGGGGTGTTTAAAAATCCCCATAAGAATGCAAAAAATGACAAATCTCTGTTTCACAATGGACAAagaatatgtttttttatttaattgtaCATGTTTGTGTGTCACTCCAGGCTGAGCTACCGCAGTTGAGTGAGGAGGATGCGAAACCGACAGAGGGGGGGAGGTCAGCTGGGCCTAATCCTCCTGGCCTCCCAGGTCTTCCAGGTGGGGGTGGAGAACATTCCCCCTGTGACGCTGGCTGTATTGGGCCTTAACGTCTACCTCTTTCTGGTGCCCAACGTACCCCTCCTCCAGGCCTGCATCAGTGTCCAGCAGGCCTACTGGCGTGGTGACTGGCGCCGCCTCGTGCTGTCGCCGCTGCACCACCTAGACGACTACCACCTGTACTTCAACATGGCATCCTTCCTGTGGAAGGGCGTCAAGTTGGAGCCCCGGCTTGGCAGCAGCTTCTACGCCTGGCTTCTGGCTGTTTTCTCCCTGCTGACGGGTGTGATTTATCTACTGCTGGAGATGGTGCTCTCGGAGATCACCCAGGACCCCTCTTACAGCATACAGTGTGCAGTCGGCTTCTCaggtactagctagctacagtgtcAGTGTGTTTGCTGTTATGCTGCTGAGGAAGGTTTCTATCCATCCTCACAATAGTTTGGGTCATGGGAGTTTTTTGACCAGGAAAACCCCCAGGTCCTAGTTATAAGCCTACACTTTAATGGGCCTCTGTTGGTCAGTAAAAAGGTCCTCTCTGTTTTTCAACTCTGAATTTTCTTACTGAATTGACCTCAATCGTGCTGTGAGTGGCATGGTGAGACTGAACTGTCTGTCCTGTGTTGTAGGAGTGCTTTTCGCTCTGAAAGTGCTGagtaaccactaccaccctggaGGTGTCTCCTACGTGATGGGCGTCCCAGTGGCCAATCGCTACGCCAGCTGGGTTGAGCTGGTGCTGATTCATCTAACGTCACCGGGGTGAGTTCTTCTTTGTTGCAGGAGTAGTCAGATGCACAGTAAACACATGGTCTACGCCTACAGACTTTTTCTCCAGCCCAGCTCTCACAAGTTTCCAATAAGAAATGCAAATTTTTGTTAGAATTTTTTTTACTGTTGTGTGCCCGAGTGAACATGACCCAAGGTTCAACGTAAGTTCACTAGACAGTCTCTTATCATCTGCAATGTGTCAAATAGTTCTAAATGAAAGCTTACAGACATAACTAGGTTTGATAAaaagggagagtggggtaagttgagcctaccttgtttctaggaaaccatacacaaaatgtgtAGTTTGACCAAATATTTACGAAGAGGTCATCGTTTCATGGAGTCTGAAGAAAGAAACCACATGGAGACAGTGATAAGCAAGTTAGGTCcaataaatgtattgtgttagaggtttcatgattCTTGTATCTAACCCAAAGTACATCATTtaaagattgttctatacatcagttggggtctcaaaaagcttcaatatgaggtcttATACCTAGCATGAatgtgcatccttgtagctgttggctaatatagtcaaaatgtttgccatGGGGTAAGTTGTGCCAATGGCAAGTTTATCAAATTCATGTTTTTTCTTACCGggcgtaatgcaaggcattatctcTGAAAATTTCAGATGAGCCTTTGTTAAAAGATGCTTAAAATACCAAAAAGTGAttgtattgaattgtgtttgggaaataaagatagacatggttttaaaaaggttGTGGCAATATTTCATTCAGTGCAGAAATGTGTAGGCGGCATAATTTACCTTGTCCCGCGGCTCAACTTACTCCGTACCCGGTAAATTGTGCCAAGAGAACACTTTTTTTTAGACAAGTTATGTAATGTTTACATTAATTCAGATTATTTCTAGGGAATCCACAACATCTTGAaatatagtgcatttggaaagtattcagacgccttgacttttaccacattttgttacgttacagcctttttctaaaattgataaaattgttttttcccccttcatcaatctacacactataccccataatgacaaagcaaaaacatgttttt
The sequence above is drawn from the Salvelinus fontinalis isolate EN_2023a chromosome 24, ASM2944872v1, whole genome shotgun sequence genome and encodes:
- the rhbdd1 gene encoding rhomboid-related protein 4 isoform X1, with the translated sequence MRNRQRGGGQLGLILLASQVFQVGVENIPPVTLAVLGLNVYLFLVPNVPLLQACISVQQAYWRGDWRRLVLSPLHHLDDYHLYFNMASFLWKGVKLEPRLGSSFYAWLLAVFSLLTGVIYLLLEMVLSEITQDPSYSIQCAVGFSGVLFALKVLSNHYHPGGVSYVMGVPVANRYASWVELVLIHLTSPGTSFVGHLAGILVGLLYTAGPLKIIMRTIAGFVMNGYHARQNPYNSSGYSGSSGGPRAHPQNGHPYTGGLSEDEQYEAAIRASLNGRGGSTQRRPTSYGFNIPGELTAEEIRRRRLQRIDHFD
- the rhbdd1 gene encoding rhomboid-related protein 4 isoform X2, producing MRNRQRGGGQLGLILLASQVFQVGVENIPPVTLAVLGLNVYLFLVPNVPLLQACISVQQAYWRGDWRRLVLSPLHHLDDYHLYFNMASFLWKGVKLEPRLGSSFYAWLLAVFSLLTGVIYLLLEMVLSEITQDPSYSIQCAVGFSGVLFALKVLSNHYHPGGVSYVMGVPVANRYASWVELVLIHLTSPGTSFVGHLAGILVGLLYTAGPLKIIMRTIAGFVMNGYHARQNPYNSSGGSTQRRPTSYGFNIPGELTAEEIRRRRLQRIDHFD